One region of Quercus lobata isolate SW786 chromosome 2, ValleyOak3.0 Primary Assembly, whole genome shotgun sequence genomic DNA includes:
- the LOC115974212 gene encoding KH domain-containing protein At1g09660/At1g09670-like: protein MGERIPPGSYFQYPPPGVPASPIRSASIPTDRERYMAELLAEKQKLGPFMQVLPMCSRLLNQEIRRVSGFNQSFVDHERLEHESPLRSFGQPPNGRAMDLEGWPAMQMEENGHIQRMTPLQTPSMGWPGVQGIPTTPIVKRVIRLDVPVDKYPSYNFVGRILGPRGNSLKRVEAMTECRVYIRGRGSVKDAVKEEKLKDKPGYEHLNEPLHVLVEAEFPEDIINARLDYAMTILENLLKPVDESLDHYKKQQLRELAMLNGTLREESPSMSPSMSPSMSPFNSTGMKRAKTGR, encoded by the exons TCCTATTAGGTCTGCTTCTATACCTACAGATCGAGAAAG ATACATGGCTGAATTGCTGGCAGAGAAGCAAAAGTTGGGACCATTTATGCAAGTTCTTCCCATGTGCAGCAGGCTTTTAAATCAAG AAATAAGACGGGTTTCAGGCTTCAATCAAAGTTTTGTGGATCATGAAAGACTTGAGCATGAGAGCCCACTTAGGTCATTCGGTCAACCCCCTAACGGTAGAGCAATGGATTTGGAGGGATGGCCTGCGATGCAAATGGAG GAAAATGGACATATTCAAAGAATGACTCCATTACAAACTCCTTCGATGGGTTGGCCTGGGGTGCAAGGAATTCCAACTACTCCTATTGTAAAGAGAGTTATTAGACTTGATGTTCCTGTGGACAAATATCCAAGT TATAATTTTGTTGGCCGAATTCTGGGACCACGTGGGAACTCACTGAAAAGGGTTGAAGCCATGACAGAATGTAGGGTGTACATAAGAGGCCGTGGCTCTGTTAAGGATGCTGTAAAG GAAGAGAAACTGAAAGATAAACCTGGATATGAGCACCTTAATGAGCCGCTGCATGTGTTGGTGGAGGCTGAATTTCCAGAGGATATTATAAATGCACGCTTGGATTATGCAATGACAATATTAGAAAACCTTTTGAAGCCTGTG GATGAATCGTTGGATCATTATAAGAAGCAACAACTAAGGGAACTGGCTATGCTGAATGGTACCCTAAGGGAAGAAAGCCCAAGCATGAGCCCTAGTATGAGCCCAAGCATGTCGCCCTTCAACAGTACAGGGATGAAAAGAGCGAAGACTGGAAGATAA